A part of Melittangium boletus DSM 14713 genomic DNA contains:
- a CDS encoding GlsB/YeaQ/YmgE family stress response membrane protein, whose product MSILWFIVVGLVAGLIARALVPGRQSMGMIATMLLGIVGSFVGGFIGALFSPGRSVLDLQPSGLIMSVIGAIVVLFLAGWAGRGRRIHA is encoded by the coding sequence ATGAGCATTCTCTGGTTCATCGTGGTGGGTCTGGTGGCGGGTCTGATCGCGCGAGCCCTGGTTCCGGGCCGTCAGTCCATGGGCATGATCGCGACGATGCTGCTGGGTATCGTGGGCTCCTTCGTGGGTGGCTTCATCGGCGCCCTCTTCTCGCCGGGCCGTAGCGTTCTCGACCTGCAGCCGTCCGGACTGATCATGTCCGTCATCGGAGCCATCGTGGTCCTATTCCTGGCGGGCTGGGCGGGGCGGGGCCGCCGCATCCACGCCTGA